A DNA window from Arachis duranensis cultivar V14167 chromosome 3, aradu.V14167.gnm2.J7QH, whole genome shotgun sequence contains the following coding sequences:
- the LOC107476803 gene encoding dicarboxylate transporter 1, chloroplastic, with protein sequence MASIALSATTLPSLRLRSLSPKPKPLLHSLPTTSTTFKPLTLKPRSFNLITSISNAPFKSNRAHSTVVASVAGTASITSASPPPPPPQPWQGASMKPLLASIAIGVLVWYSPVPAGASRNAWQLLAIFLGTIVGIITQPLPLGAVALLGLGVSVLTKTLPFPAAFSGFGDPIPWLICLAFFFAKGFIKTGLGNRVAYQFVSLFGSSSLGLGYSLVFSEALLAPAIPSVSARAGGIFLPLVKALCVACGSNAGDGTENRLGSWLMLTCFQTSVISSAMFLTAMAANPLCATLTQNAINKTIGWVDWAKAGIVPGLVSLVLVPLILYVIYPPGMKSSPDAPKLARERLQKMGPMTSHEKIMTLTLLLTVGLWVFGGVLNIDAVTAAILGLSVLLVTGVVTWKECLAEGVAWDTLTWFAALIAMAGYLNKYGLISWFSQTVVKFVGGLGLSWQLSFGILVLLYFYSHYFFASGAAHIGAMFTAFLSVATALGTPPFFGAMVLSFLSNLMGGLTHYGIGSAPVFYGANYVPLAKWWGYGFLISIVNIVIWLGLGGVWWKAIGLW encoded by the exons ATGGCCTCCATAGCCCTCTCCGCCACCACTCTCCCCTCCCTACGCCTCCGCTCCCTCTCCCCCAAACCCAAACCACTCCTCCATTCCCTTCCCACCACTTCCACCACCTTCAAACCCCTCACTCTTAAACCACGCTCTTTCAATCTCATCACCTCCATTTCCAATGCTCCTTTCAAATCTAATCGCGCACATTCTACCGTCGTAGCCTCCGTCGCTGGTACAGCTTCCATTACGTCAGCATCTCCGCCACCTCCACCTCCTCAGCCATGGCAAGGGGCCTCCATGAAGCCCTTACTCGCCTCCATAGCCATCGGCGTCCTCGTCTGGTACTCTCCCGTCCCCGCCGGCGCCTCTCGTAACGCATGGCAGCTCCTCGCAATCTTCCTCGGCACCATCGTCGGGATCATCACGCAGCCGCTACCTCTCGGTGCCGTCGCCCTCCTCGGACTCGGCGTCTCCGTCCTTACTAAAACCCTTCCATTCCCCGCGGCGTTCTCAGGCTTTGGCGACCCGATCCCGTGGCTCATCTGCCTCGCCTTCTTCTTCGCCAAGGGATTCATCAAGACCGGCCTCGGTAACCGCGTCGCGTACCAGTTCGTCTCACTCTTCGGAAGCTCCTCGCTAGGGTTAGGGTACAGCTTGGTCTTCAGCGAAGCGCTTCTCGCGCCAGCGATTCCCTCGGTTTCAGCGCGCGCCGGTGGAATTTTCCTGCCACTTGTGAAGGCTCTCTGCGTTGCATGCGGAAGCAACGCTGGCGACGGGACGGAGAATCGCTTGGGGTCGTGGCTCATGCTGACGTGTTTTCAGACGTCGGTGATCTCGTCGGCGATGTTCCTGACGGCGATGGCGGCGAACCCGCTATGTGCAACTCTGACTCAGAATGCGATTAACAAGACTATTGGGTGGGTGGATTGGGCTAAGGCTGGGATCGTTCCGGGCCTGGTTTCATTGGTGTTGGTGCCGTTGATACTGTATGTTATCTACCCGCCCGGGATGAAGAGTAGCCCCGACGCGCCGAAGCTTGCAAGGGAGAGGTTGCAGAAGATGGGACCTATGACTTCGCATGAGAAGATCATGACATTGACACTGCTTCTTACG GTAGGACTTTGGGTCTTTGGAGGGGTTCTTAATATTGATGCTGTCACTGCTGCCATTCTTGGATTATCTGTACTCCTTGTCACTGGGGTCGTAACATGGAAGGAGTGCTTGGCTGAGGGAGTTGCCTGGGATACTCTCACATGGTTTGCTGCCCTCATTGCCATGGCTGGATATTTGAACAAATATGGTCTCATTTCTTGGTTCAGTCAAACTGTGGTCAAG TTTGTTGGTGGATTGGGTCTCTCTTGGCAACTATCTTTTGGAATCCTTGTCCTCCTCTACTTCTACTCTCACTACTTCTTTGCAAGTGGGGCTGCTCATATAGGTGCCATGTTCACTGCTTTCTTGTCTGTCGCCACTGCTCTGGGAACTCCACCATTCTTTGGAGCCATGGTGCTTTCCTTCCTCTCCAACCTCATGGGCGGCCTTACTCATTATGGGATTGGATCAGCCCCTGTATTTTACGGCGCCAACTATGTTCCACTCGCCAAATGGTGGGGCTACGGATTCCTCATCAGTATTGTTAACATTGTAATCTGGCTTGGACTTGGAGGAGTTTGGTGGAAAGCCATTGGCTTGTGGTAA
- the LOC107477076 gene encoding dicarboxylate transporter 1, chloroplastic, which translates to MATIVGIITQPLPLGAVAIMGLCTAVLTKTLTYAAAFSAFGDQIPWLVALAFFFAKGFIKTGLGTRIAYHVVSLAGSSSLGLGYSLVLSEALLAPAIPSVSARAGGIILPLVKSLSEACGSNVGDGTESKLGSWLTLTCFQTSVISSAMFLTAMAANPLCGTLARGAIGRGIGWSDWAVAAAVPGAVSLVVVPLILYVIYPPGVKNSPDAPRVARDKLQLMGPMTLNENIMAATLFLTFGDSNSSNCDRRHSQGASQQICIFLPTHPTLQIRSLTHFSAPWRCTSIKL; encoded by the exons ATGGCGACTATCGTCGGCATCATCACGCAGCCGCTTCCGCTGGGGGCTGTTGCTATCATGGGTTTATGCACCGCCGTGCTCACCAAAACGCTAACATACGCCGCGGCATTCTCGGCCTTTGGTGACCAGATACCTTGGCTGGTGGCGCTGGCTTTCTTCTTCGCCAAAGGGTTCATCAAAACCGGGTTAGGAACGAGAATCGCGTACCACGTGGTGTCACTCGCCGGAAGCTCCTCCCTTG GATTAGGATACAGCTTGGTGTTGAGCGAAGCATTGCTTGCACCAGCCATACCTTCAGTTTCAGCAAGAGCAGGTGGGATCATACTCCCATTAGTGAAGTCTCTGAGCGAAGCATGTGGCAGCAACGTTGGCGATGGAACCGAGAGCAAGCTAGGCTCATGGCTCACTCTAACCTGCTTCCAAACCTCCGTGATCTCTTCTGCCATGTTCCTGACTGCCATGGCCGCCAACCCTCTGTGCGGGACGCTGGCGCGTGGGGCCATAGGGAGGGGGATTGGATGGAGCGATTGGGCCGTGGCGGCGGCTGTGCCGGGTGCGGTGTCATTGGTTGTTGTGCCGTTGATCTTGTACGTGATTTACCCGCCGGGCGTAAAGAATAGCCCTGATGCTCCAAGGGTTGCTAGGGACAAGTTGCAACTTATGGGACCTATGACTCTCAACGAAAACATCATGGCTGCTACTCTCTTCCTTACG TTCGGAGATTCCAATAGCTCCAACTGTGACAGACGCCATTCACAAGGGGCAAGCCAACAAATCTGCATATTCCTACCTACGCATCCAACGCTCCAAATTAGATCTCTCACTCACTTCAGCGCACCATGGCGCTGCACCTCTATTAAGCTCTAA